The genomic segment GATCGAGCGCGAGGCGGGGGGCGCTTTGGGCAATCGGCATCTTCGTGGCGCTCGTCGTCGTGGCTGTCGGTGGCTGGCTGTTTGTCGTGCATCAGATGAAAGAGCGCATCGTCGAGACGCTTGGCCCGAACGGTTCGGTCGAAGAAATCGATGTCGGCTTCGGTCACGTGACGCTCTCGCGCGTGCGTCTGCGCGGCCCGAAAGACTGGCCCGCTAGCGACGCCATGCGCGCCGAGCGCATCGTGCTCGACGTCGACATGCGCTCGCTCATCTCCCGACCGATTCATCTGCGCAGCGTGAGCGTCGATAACTACTATCTGTCGATCGTGCGCTCCGCCGATGGCGGCGTACGCATCCTGCCCGGACTCAAGGAAACCGCGCGCGAAGCCGACGCGACGCCCGACAGCAAGGCGCGCCAGGAGCACGCGCAGGAAGAAAAGCTGATCGATCGCGTGTCGTTCGAACGCGGTTCGATGGAGTTCTTCGACGGCTCCGTGCAGGAGCCGCCGTATCGCGTGCTGATCGGCGATGCGCGCGCGACCGTCGATCACATTCATCTGCCCGCTCTCACCGACCGCACCGACCTCTCGATGACCGGTTCGATCAAGGGTCCGTCGCACACCGGCAATGTGACGTGGGGCGGCTGGATGATCATCGCGAACAAGGATTCGCAGACGCGCGTGACGCTGCACAACGTCGACGTCGCGACGCTCGATCCGTATCTGCTCAAGAAAGCGGGCGCGAAGGCGGCGGTGACGGGCGGCACCATCGACCTGACGATCGACGCAACGGTGAAGGATTACCGCATCCACGCGCCCGGCACGCTCACGCTGAATCATCTTCAGATCAGCGATACCGGCAATGCGCTCGACACCTTTCTCTCGATTCCGACAAAGGCCGC from the Caballeronia sp. NK8 genome contains:
- a CDS encoding DUF748 domain-containing protein, with the protein product MAGSSARRGALWAIGIFVALVVVAVGGWLFVVHQMKERIVETLGPNGSVEEIDVGFGHVTLSRVRLRGPKDWPASDAMRAERIVLDVDMRSLISRPIHLRSVSVDNYYLSIVRSADGGVRILPGLKETAREADATPDSKARQEHAQEEKLIDRVSFERGSMEFFDGSVQEPPYRVLIGDARATVDHIHLPALTDRTDLSMTGSIKGPSHTGNVTWGGWMIIANKDSQTRVTLHNVDVATLDPYLLKKAGAKAAVTGGTIDLTIDATVKDYRIHAPGTLTLNHLQISDTGNALDTFLSIPTKAAIAALKDRKQQIKLDFVLEGDLRDPKFSLSESLSKKLAAGFAKALGVSAEGVARGAGDTVRGIGNALKNLLGQ